One window of Alkaliphilus metalliredigens QYMF genomic DNA carries:
- the deoD gene encoding purine-nucleoside phosphorylase — MSIHIGAKKGEIAETILLPGDPLRAKFIAENFLENIECYNEVRGMYGFTGSYKGKRISVQGTGMGMPSISIYVNELISDYGVKNLIRVGTCGAMQEEIQLRDVILAMSASTDSNMNKLRFGGMDYAPTASFRLLKKAYDVAQEKGILTRVGNVLTVDTFYNEDVNSWKKWAEFGTLAVEMETAALYTLAAKFGVDALTLLTVSDSLITGGQTTSEERQNTFMGMVKIALELAE, encoded by the coding sequence ATGAGCATACATATTGGAGCGAAAAAGGGCGAAATTGCAGAAACAATTTTGCTGCCAGGAGATCCTTTAAGAGCAAAATTTATTGCAGAAAATTTTTTAGAAAACATCGAATGCTATAACGAAGTAAGGGGTATGTATGGATTTACAGGTAGCTACAAGGGAAAAAGGATATCTGTACAGGGTACTGGAATGGGGATGCCTTCTATCTCAATCTATGTCAACGAATTGATTTCAGATTATGGCGTGAAGAATCTAATTCGTGTTGGAACCTGTGGTGCCATGCAGGAGGAGATACAATTAAGAGATGTGATTTTAGCCATGAGTGCCTCAACTGATTCCAATATGAACAAACTTCGATTCGGTGGAATGGATTATGCACCCACTGCTAGTTTTAGACTACTTAAAAAGGCCTATGATGTTGCTCAAGAGAAAGGTATCTTAACGAGGGTAGGCAATGTACTTACTGTTGACACTTTTTATAATGAGGATGTAAATAGTTGGAAGAAGTGGGCTGAGTTTGGAACACTGGCGGTGGAGATGGAAACAGCTGCCCTCTATACATTGGCAGCTAAGTTCGGGGTTGATGCACTGACGCTTCTCACGGTAAGTGATAGTTTGATCACTGGAGGACAAACAACTTCAGAAGAAAGACAGAACACTTTTATGGGTATGGTTAAAATTGCTTTAGAACTAGCTGAGTAA
- a CDS encoding D-2-hydroxyacid dehydrogenase, giving the protein MMRKALIHLDFPAKHLVVLRERYPELQFVINKEKDGLLKQLEDTEVLITFQCTKEMVAGAPKLKWIQGVSAGIDAMPLEEITSREIILTNGKGIHGTHMAEYALAAMISLARNLHLVFRNQTKRKWERDILQGEIFGATVGILGLGSIGKEVAKKASLMGMKVIGLKNTPESMEYVDHVYGPEEMDEVFIESDYVINLLPHTQQTHGIINKRHFQLMKETACFINMGRGRTVNEEDLIEALQNDEIRALFTDVFEEEPLPEESPLWEMENVVITPHICGESYKYMDHAMEIIEHNLKVYLYKKGEMINLVDFNSGY; this is encoded by the coding sequence ATGATGAGAAAAGCGCTCATTCATTTAGATTTTCCTGCAAAGCATCTAGTGGTACTGCGAGAGAGATACCCAGAGCTTCAATTTGTGATAAACAAAGAAAAAGACGGGCTCTTAAAGCAGCTAGAGGATACGGAAGTATTAATTACTTTTCAATGTACAAAAGAAATGGTGGCAGGAGCCCCCAAGCTCAAGTGGATTCAGGGAGTTAGTGCAGGGATTGATGCCATGCCCCTAGAGGAAATCACAAGTCGAGAAATTATTTTAACCAATGGGAAAGGGATTCATGGAACCCATATGGCGGAATATGCCCTTGCTGCAATGATTAGTTTAGCAAGAAACCTCCACTTGGTATTTAGAAATCAAACAAAGAGAAAGTGGGAGAGAGATATTCTCCAGGGAGAAATATTTGGCGCTACAGTAGGAATCTTGGGGCTAGGAAGTATTGGCAAAGAGGTTGCGAAGAAAGCATCTTTAATGGGAATGAAGGTAATTGGATTGAAAAATACGCCTGAGTCAATGGAATACGTAGACCATGTTTATGGACCAGAAGAGATGGATGAAGTCTTTATAGAAAGTGACTATGTGATTAATTTACTTCCACATACACAACAAACCCACGGGATTATTAATAAAAGGCATTTTCAATTAATGAAAGAAACAGCTTGTTTTATTAACATGGGTAGGGGTAGAACAGTTAATGAAGAAGATTTAATTGAAGCATTGCAAAATGATGAAATCAGGGCACTATTTACTGATGTTTTTGAAGAAGAACCATTACCCGAGGAGAGTCCTTTGTGGGAAATGGAAAATGTTGTGATCACACCCCATATTTGTGGTGAATCATACAAATATATGGATCATGCCATGGAAATCATTGAACATAATCTCAAGGTCTATTTATATAAGAAGGGCGAAATGATTAACTTAGTAGACTTCAATAGTGGATACTAG
- a CDS encoding MATE family efflux transporter, whose protein sequence is MTKGLFNDKVFYKTMLAIALPITIQNLISSALNTVDTIMIGNLGELEIAAVGLANQFFFMFVLLLFGINSGASIFISQFWGRQDIKNIHRVLGIALISGGILSLVFAVGAFGVPNVILGFFTHDQSVIDLGSQYLRIVSLSYFATAVTFAYSFAARSTGEAKLPMVVSAVSLSINTVLNYIYIFGKFGAPALGVSGAAWATLAARSVEMVLLLGMVYGKKYAIAGKIKDMMNLTREFVLKYFKTAYPVILNEGFWSLGMTMYTAIYARISTEAIASVQIANTVQSIFMVVGMGLGNACAVMLGNEIGGNHKERAFNYAKKFAILGPLTGGIMGMLLFALAPYILKLFNVSTEVHINAIRILMVLGVFMAFKIFNAILVIGIVRSGGDTKFSLFLELGSVWLIGVPLAFLGAHVWQLPIYWVVVLVSMEEVVKAGIGSVRLISKKWIHNVVEQM, encoded by the coding sequence ATGACCAAAGGACTTTTTAATGATAAAGTTTTCTACAAAACTATGCTGGCGATTGCTTTGCCAATCACAATCCAAAACCTCATTTCTTCTGCCTTAAATACAGTGGATACGATTATGATTGGAAACCTTGGAGAACTTGAAATCGCAGCTGTTGGGTTAGCAAACCAATTCTTCTTTATGTTTGTACTTCTTTTATTTGGAATTAACAGTGGTGCTTCTATTTTTATTTCTCAGTTTTGGGGAAGGCAGGATATTAAAAATATTCACAGGGTATTAGGAATTGCTTTAATTTCCGGGGGGATACTAAGTTTAGTTTTTGCAGTAGGTGCCTTTGGTGTGCCAAATGTGATACTGGGCTTTTTCACTCATGATCAATCGGTGATTGATCTAGGAAGTCAGTATTTAAGAATTGTGTCCTTGAGCTATTTTGCCACTGCGGTGACCTTCGCATACTCATTTGCAGCTAGAAGCACAGGGGAAGCCAAACTACCAATGGTTGTCAGTGCAGTTTCCTTGTCTATCAATACGGTATTGAACTACATTTACATATTTGGAAAGTTCGGAGCACCTGCATTGGGGGTAAGCGGCGCGGCCTGGGCAACATTAGCTGCTAGATCAGTAGAGATGGTTTTATTGCTAGGAATGGTTTATGGGAAAAAATATGCAATTGCTGGAAAAATAAAAGATATGATGAATTTAACCAGAGAATTTGTATTGAAGTACTTTAAAACGGCCTATCCTGTGATTTTAAATGAAGGATTTTGGTCATTGGGGATGACGATGTACACGGCGATTTATGCCCGTATTAGTACAGAGGCCATTGCATCTGTACAAATTGCCAATACGGTTCAAAGTATATTTATGGTTGTGGGGATGGGATTAGGAAATGCCTGCGCGGTTATGCTTGGAAATGAAATTGGAGGAAATCATAAGGAGAGAGCATTTAATTATGCGAAAAAATTTGCGATCTTGGGCCCTTTAACGGGAGGAATTATGGGAATGCTTTTGTTCGCCTTAGCGCCTTACATTTTAAAGCTTTTCAATGTATCAACAGAGGTACATATCAATGCCATACGGATTTTGATGGTATTGGGTGTTTTTATGGCCTTTAAGATATTTAATGCAATTTTAGTAATCGGTATTGTAAGAAGTGGCGGAGATACAAAATTCTCTCTTTTTCTTGAATTAGGTAGTGTGTGGCTGATTGGAGTGCCTTTGGCCTTCCTAGGAGCTCACGTTTGGCAGTTGCCCATCTATTGGGTAGTGGTGCTTGTTTCTATGGAAGAGGTTGTGAAGGCAGGTATTGGAAGTGTTAGATTGATTTCTAAAAAGTGGATCCACAATGTCGTTGAACAAATGTAG
- a CDS encoding TIGR00266 family protein, with product MEYKLVGTTMPLIELTLQKGETIKSQSGAMKWMDSMVDMRTSMNGGIGGLFKRKLMGESGFLNFFQATSNGQRIAFGHTFPGHIIPIDVTNRSIICQKRSFLCSTEEVELEIAFQKRLGSGFFGGEGFIMQELRGKGMAFVEIDGESVEIQLKAGESIKVETGSVGMYESTIQMSVEMVKGFSNMLFGGEGLFLTTLTGPGLVWIQTMPIQSMAGEMYPYLPTPSNR from the coding sequence ATGGAATACAAACTGGTGGGAACAACTATGCCGTTGATAGAATTGACCCTACAAAAAGGAGAAACAATTAAATCGCAATCAGGTGCTATGAAATGGATGGATAGTATGGTGGACATGAGAACAAGCATGAATGGTGGAATTGGCGGATTGTTTAAAAGGAAGTTGATGGGTGAGAGTGGTTTTTTAAACTTTTTTCAAGCAACCAGTAATGGGCAAAGAATTGCCTTTGGACATACATTCCCAGGGCATATTATCCCAATTGATGTGACTAATCGATCCATCATATGCCAAAAACGATCATTTTTATGTTCAACTGAAGAGGTGGAGCTTGAGATTGCCTTTCAAAAGCGATTAGGGTCGGGCTTTTTCGGGGGTGAGGGGTTTATTATGCAGGAATTAAGAGGAAAAGGAATGGCCTTTGTTGAAATAGATGGGGAATCAGTAGAGATCCAACTTAAAGCAGGGGAGTCAATAAAGGTAGAAACTGGATCCGTGGGGATGTATGAGTCCACGATTCAAATGAGTGTTGAGATGGTTAAGGGTTTTAGCAATATGTTGTTCGGTGGAGAGGGTCTTTTTTTAACAACTTTAACTGGTCCAGGATTGGTATGGATTCAAACAATGCCGATACAAAGTATGGCAGGGGAAATGTATCCTTATTTACCGACTCCTTCAAACCGATAG
- the thiE gene encoding thiamine phosphate synthase encodes MLYLVTNRRMIEDHNFLSVIKGATNGGVDAIILREKDLSYKELLGLAKDIQGVVHGTNTRLIINNSLEVANAVGAHGYHTGFQQFIEKRLHFQGGVGVSVHSIEEGIEAENQGASYLLVGHIFETNSKKNLPPKGITFIEGFKKNIKIPIVAIGGINAGNIQQLCRVKVDGVAVMSEIMMATDPHATTAKLKNLMK; translated from the coding sequence ATGCTTTACTTGGTTACCAATCGAAGGATGATAGAAGACCATAACTTTCTTAGTGTTATCAAAGGAGCAACTAATGGTGGGGTAGATGCAATAATCTTAAGAGAAAAGGATTTATCTTATAAAGAGCTATTGGGATTAGCAAAAGATATTCAAGGCGTTGTACATGGAACCAATACACGATTGATTATCAACAATAGCTTAGAAGTAGCAAATGCTGTTGGTGCTCATGGATACCATACTGGATTTCAGCAATTCATTGAAAAAAGACTTCATTTCCAGGGAGGCGTTGGAGTGTCGGTCCATAGCATAGAAGAAGGAATAGAAGCAGAAAATCAAGGGGCAAGCTATTTATTGGTGGGACATATTTTTGAAACCAATAGCAAAAAAAATCTGCCACCTAAGGGTATTACATTTATTGAAGGATTTAAAAAGAATATAAAGATCCCTATTGTTGCAATTGGGGGGATCAATGCAGGAAATATTCAGCAACTTTGCCGTGTTAAAGTAGACGGGGTTGCAGTGATGTCAGAAATTATGATGGCCACTGATCCACATGCCACAACGGCGAAACTAAAGAACTTAATGAAGTAA
- the thiC gene encoding phosphomethylpyrimidine synthase ThiC has protein sequence MNYTTQMDAARKGLVTKEMEAVARKEGMDIEILRERVATGKIAIPANKNHHSLDAEGIGEGLRTKINVNLGISKDCPNIEVELDKVRTALEMKAEAIMDLSSFGKTEEFRKSLIEMSPAMIGTVPIYDAVGFYDKELQDITAQEFIDVVEKHAKEGVDFVTIHAGMNQETAAVFKRNPRLTNIVSRGGSLLYAWMELNKKENPFYQYYDQLLEICEKYDVTISLGDACRPGSIHDATDASQIKELMVLGELTLRAWEKNVQVMIEGPGHMAIDEIAANMVLEKKLCHGAPFYVLGPIVTDIAPGYDHITSAIGGAIAASHGADFLCYVTPAEHLRLPTLEDMKEGIIASKIAAHAGDIAKKVPGARKWDNEMSRARQQLNWEKMFELAIDPEKARRYREESKPEHDDSCTMCGKMCSMRNMNKIMEGKNINILREDD, from the coding sequence ATGAATTATACAACTCAAATGGATGCTGCAAGAAAAGGATTGGTAACAAAGGAAATGGAAGCTGTGGCAAGAAAAGAAGGAATGGATATAGAAATTTTGCGTGAAAGGGTAGCAACGGGAAAAATTGCGATTCCTGCTAATAAAAATCATCACTCATTAGATGCCGAAGGGATTGGAGAGGGATTAAGAACAAAAATTAATGTTAATTTAGGGATCTCAAAGGATTGTCCAAATATCGAAGTAGAGCTTGATAAGGTAAGAACAGCCCTAGAAATGAAGGCAGAGGCGATTATGGACTTAAGTTCATTTGGAAAGACAGAGGAATTTAGAAAAAGTTTAATTGAAATGTCACCAGCTATGATTGGAACCGTTCCAATATATGATGCAGTGGGTTTTTATGATAAGGAACTACAGGATATTACAGCCCAAGAATTTATCGATGTGGTAGAAAAGCATGCAAAAGAAGGCGTGGACTTTGTCACCATCCATGCTGGTATGAATCAAGAAACAGCAGCAGTTTTCAAGCGGAATCCTCGTTTAACCAATATTGTTTCTAGAGGAGGATCATTACTTTACGCATGGATGGAGTTAAATAAGAAAGAAAATCCTTTTTATCAATATTATGACCAATTACTAGAAATTTGTGAAAAGTATGATGTAACCATAAGCCTAGGGGATGCCTGTAGACCAGGGAGCATCCATGATGCCACTGATGCCAGTCAAATCAAAGAATTGATGGTACTAGGAGAATTAACCCTCCGTGCATGGGAAAAGAATGTCCAGGTTATGATAGAGGGACCGGGACATATGGCCATTGATGAGATTGCAGCAAACATGGTATTGGAGAAAAAGCTATGTCATGGTGCACCATTTTATGTATTAGGACCTATTGTTACAGATATTGCACCAGGATATGATCATATTACCAGTGCCATTGGTGGCGCAATTGCAGCCAGTCATGGAGCGGACTTTTTATGCTATGTAACGCCTGCTGAGCATCTTCGATTACCAACCCTAGAAGATATGAAGGAAGGAATTATTGCCTCTAAGATTGCAGCCCATGCAGGGGATATTGCAAAGAAGGTGCCTGGAGCTAGAAAATGGGATAATGAAATGAGTCGCGCGAGACAACAGTTAAATTGGGAAAAGATGTTCGAACTGGCCATTGATCCGGAAAAGGCAAGAAGATACCGAGAGGAATCAAAGCCTGAGCATGATGACAGTTGTACCATGTGTGGTAAAATGTGCTCCATGAGAAATATGAATAAGATTATGGAAGGGAAAAATATCAACATTTTACGAGAGGACGATTAG
- the thiH gene encoding 2-iminoacetate synthase ThiH, whose product MSFYDTYLEYENFDTEGFLKEVKEPDVLGIIKKNKLNHHDFLALLSPAAANCLEEMAQRAQELSLQHFGKTVLLYTPLYLSNYCVNRCAYCSYNIDHDIKRKKLTYDEIEKEAQIIAETGLKHILLLTGESRIETPVSYLVEAVKIMKKYFDSIAIEIDPLEKEDYQRLIEAGVDGLTIYQEVYDEEVYKQVHLAGPKRNYHFRLDAPERACEANIHNVNIGALLGLNKWQHEAFMTGMHANYLQNKYNDVELSISLPRIRPHVGGFRDVYPVTDQDLVQVLLAFRIYLPYVAITMSTRERGSLRDHLIPLGVTKMSAGVTTEVGGHSDSDKGDSQFEISDTRSVEEMRKAILNKGYQPIFKNWMAI is encoded by the coding sequence ATGAGTTTTTATGATACTTACCTAGAATATGAGAACTTCGATACCGAGGGATTTTTAAAGGAAGTAAAGGAACCTGATGTTTTAGGAATTATTAAGAAAAATAAACTAAATCATCATGATTTTTTAGCTCTACTCTCTCCAGCGGCAGCTAATTGCTTAGAGGAAATGGCTCAAAGAGCGCAGGAACTTTCACTACAGCATTTTGGGAAGACGGTTTTACTTTATACACCTCTTTATCTTTCCAATTATTGTGTAAATCGCTGTGCCTATTGTAGCTATAACATTGATCACGACATTAAAAGAAAGAAGCTTACCTATGATGAAATTGAAAAGGAAGCTCAAATCATTGCTGAAACGGGATTGAAGCATATTCTACTATTAACGGGAGAATCAAGAATAGAAACACCGGTTTCTTATTTAGTGGAAGCTGTGAAGATCATGAAAAAATATTTTGACTCCATTGCCATTGAGATCGATCCATTGGAAAAAGAAGATTATCAGCGTTTAATAGAAGCTGGTGTAGACGGATTAACGATTTATCAAGAGGTTTATGATGAAGAGGTATATAAACAGGTGCATTTAGCTGGACCTAAAAGGAATTATCATTTTAGACTTGATGCGCCTGAGAGGGCTTGTGAAGCCAATATACATAATGTCAATATTGGTGCACTTTTAGGCTTAAATAAGTGGCAGCATGAGGCCTTTATGACTGGTATGCATGCTAATTACTTACAAAATAAATATAATGATGTGGAACTAAGTATTTCTTTACCTCGTATTCGACCTCACGTGGGAGGCTTTCGGGATGTGTATCCTGTGACTGATCAAGATTTAGTTCAAGTGCTTCTTGCTTTTAGAATTTACTTACCCTATGTAGCCATTACCATGTCCACAAGAGAAAGAGGCAGTCTGAGAGATCATCTCATTCCTCTAGGAGTCACTAAAATGTCTGCAGGGGTAACAACAGAAGTAGGTGGTCATAGTGATTCCGATAAAGGAGACAGTCAGTTTGAAATTAGTGATACAAGAAGTGTTGAAGAAATGAGAAAAGCCATATTAAATAAGGGCTATCAGCCTATATTTAAAAATTGGATGGCAATTTAA